From the Kribbella sp. CA-293567 genome, the window CTGACCGGCCGCGACCAGGGTCTTCTCGGCGAACGCGCCGATGCCGAGCGCGGGTGACAGCTCGGTGCCGTCGGCAAGGGTCATCTTCTGCTGGGCGTTGTGCGTGTTGAAGCAGTACCACGGGCGACCGCGCAGGCAGGCGCGGCAGTTGCCGCAGACCGCCCGCCAGTTCAGGACGACGAAGTCGCCGGGCTGGACCTCGGTGACGCCCTCACCGACGGACTCGACGATGCCGGCCGCCTCGTGGCCGAGCAGGAACGGGAACTCGTCGTTGATGCCGCCCTCGCGGTAGTGCAGGTCGGTATGGCAGACGCCGCAGGCCTGCACCTTCACGACCGCCTCGCCGGGGCCGGGGTCGGGGATGGTGATCTCTTCGATGGTTACTGGTGCGCCCTTGCTGAGGGCGACGACTCCACGCACGGTCTGACTCATGCGCCCGACGCTATCCAAGGACCGACAGGGAGTACAGCTCCGTGTCCCCCGGTCGGTGGACAACCGGTCCGCCGTCCGGTGCTCCCCGGCGGCGCGCGGAAAAGCGAGAGTCGGGACATGACACAGACAGACCTCGCGATCCGGGTCCGCGGACTCGTGAAGCGCTACCCGGGCAAGGTCGCCGTGGCCGGCGTCGACCTCGACATCCATCGCGGTGAGGTGTTCGCCCTGCTGGGCCCGAACGGCGCGGGCAAGACCACGACCACGGAGGTGCTGGAGGGGTACCGCCGTGCGGACGAGGGCGAGGTCAGGGTGCTGGGGGCGGACCCGGCCCGGGGCGACCGGCTGTGGCGCAGCCGGATCGGGATCGTACTGCAGAGCTCCCGGGACGAGGCCGAGTCGACGGTGGCCGAGCTGGTCAGTCACTACGCCGGCTACTACCCGAACCCGCGGGATCCCGACGAGGTGATCGCCGCGGTCGGGCTGACGGACAAGCGCAAGGCCAGACCGCGCAAGCTGTCCGGCGGCCAGCGCCGCCGCCTCGACGTCGCCCTCGGCGTGGTCGGCAACCCGGAGCTGCTGTTCCTGGACGAGCCGACCACCGGGTTCGACCCCGAGGCGCGCCGGCAGTTCTGGACGCTGATCGAGGGACTGCGCACCGACGGTACGACGATCCTGCTGACCACCCACTACCTGGACGAGGCCGAACAACTGGCCGACCGGGTCGGGGTGATCGCCGACGGCCGGATGATCGAGGTCGGTACGCCGGAAACCCTCGGTGGTCGCGGCGCCCGGACCGCGCGGGTCACCTGGACCGACGCCGACGGCCCGCAGGAGCTGCGCACCGACCGGCCGGCCGCCGAGGTCGCGGCGCTGCTGGCCCGCTTCGGGGGCGAGGTACCGGAGCTCGAAGTCCGGCGGCCGAGCCTGGAAGACATCTATCTGGAGCTGATCAGCAGCGCTGGTGCCACCGCCGTTGCTGGTGCCGCCGCTGACCTTGCCGCCGCCGACGCGATCGAAGCCGGAGCCGGAGCCCTCTGATGGTCACCACCGACACCACCCCGACCACCAGGCCGCTGCCGTCGACGCTGTCGCTGAGTTTGGCCCGGACCAGACTCGAGGTCCGCGAGTTCTTCCGGGAGAAGGAGGCGCTGATCTTCACCTTCTTCTTCCCGATCGTCTTCCTCGGCATCTTCTCCGCCGTCTTCG encodes:
- a CDS encoding ABC transporter ATP-binding protein, translating into MTQTDLAIRVRGLVKRYPGKVAVAGVDLDIHRGEVFALLGPNGAGKTTTTEVLEGYRRADEGEVRVLGADPARGDRLWRSRIGIVLQSSRDEAESTVAELVSHYAGYYPNPRDPDEVIAAVGLTDKRKARPRKLSGGQRRRLDVALGVVGNPELLFLDEPTTGFDPEARRQFWTLIEGLRTDGTTILLTTHYLDEAEQLADRVGVIADGRMIEVGTPETLGGRGARTARVTWTDADGPQELRTDRPAAEVAALLARFGGEVPELEVRRPSLEDIYLELISSAGATAVAGAAADLAAADAIEAGAGAL